A genome region from Arachis duranensis cultivar V14167 chromosome 8, aradu.V14167.gnm2.J7QH, whole genome shotgun sequence includes the following:
- the LOC107463217 gene encoding uncharacterized protein LOC107463217 — protein MKHTSSEALPSLPSAPPSSDQSQPATSSSSSASSSDKPSPSSSSAAAAEDLAVTTRDGGGGAAAQETVVVDRRGEHAAVCRWTVQNFPRVKARALWSKYFEVGGYDCRLLVYPKGDSQALPGYISIYLQIMDPRGTSSSKWDCFASYRLAIVNLADDSKTIHRDSWHRFSSKKKSHGWCDFTPSSTVFDPKLGYLNAANDGVLITADILILNESVNFTRDNNEVQSSSSLSSGSAASSSVVAGPVSDVLSGKFTWKVHNFSLFKEMIKTQKIMSPVFPAGECNLRISVYQSSVNGVEYLSMCLESKDTDKTVMLSDRSCWCLFRMSVLNQKPGLNHMHRDSYGRFAADNKSGDNTSLGWNDYMKMSDFIGTDSGFLVDDTAVFSTSFHVIKEFSSFSKNGAMIAGRSVGGARKSDGHIGKFTWRIENFTRLKDLLKKRKITGLCIKSRRFQIGNRDCRLIVYPRGQSQPPCHLSVFLEVTDSRNTSSDWSCFVSHRLSVVNQRMEDKSVTKESQNRYSKAAKDWGWREFVTLTSLFDQDSGFLVQDTVIFSAEVLILKETSIMQDFTDNDSELSNGGSLVDSFGKRSSFTWKVENFLSFKEIMETRKIFSKFFQAGGCELRIGVYESFDTICIYLESDQAVGSDPDKNFWVRYRMAVVNQKNPAKTVWKESSICTKTWNNSVLQFMKVSDMLEADAGFLVRDTVVFVCEILDCCPWFDFADLEVLASEDDQDALTTDPDELIDSEDSEGISGDEEDIFRNLLSRAGFHLSYGDNPSQPQVTLREKLLMDAGAIAGFLTGLRVYLDDPAKVKRLLLPTKLSGNCDGNKTSKADESSPSLMNLLMGVKVLQQAIIDLLLDIMVECCQPSEGVPVADSVDACSKPPDGSGAASPLECDRENGAIESIQVPVYERLDSVVEESGGTSAVQSSDLNGNVIQEKAVPGQPICPPETSAAGSDNATLRSKTKWPEQSEELLGLIVNSLRALDGAVPQGCPEPRRRPQSAQKIALVLDKAPKHLQADLVALVPKLVELSEHPLAACALLERLQKPDAEPSLRIPVFEALNQLECGSEVWERILFQSFELLTDSNDEPLAATIDFIFKAASQCQHLPEAVRSVRVRLKNLGLVVSPCVLDFLSKTINSWGDVAETILRDIDCDDDYGDNCSALPCGIFLFGEHSTTTAGLHVIDEQTFRASRHFSDIYILFEMLSIPCLAVEASQTFEKAVARGVIGAQSVALVLESRLSQRLSNGARYVSENFQHPEGASEGDVSEQLGVQREDFTSVLGLAETLALSKDQCVREFVKLLYTILFRWYANESYRGRMLKRLVDRATSTADAGREVDFDLDVLVTLVCEEEEIIRPVLSMIREVAELANVDRAALWHQLCASEDEIIRVREESKIEISNMAKEKAIIAQKLSESEATSNRLKSEMRAEMDRFSREKKEILEQVQEVESQLEWLRSERDEEITKLSAEKKVLQDRLHDAETQISQLKSRKRDELKKVVKEKNALAERLKNAEAARKRFDEELKRFATENVTREEIRQSLEDEVRRLTQTVGQTEGEKREKEEQVARCEAYIDGMESKLQACQQYIHTLEASLQEEMSRHAPLYGAGLEALSMKELETLSRIHEDGLRQIHALQQRKGSPAGSPLMSPHGHGLPHSHGLYPAASLPMAVGMPPQIIPNGVGIHSNGHVNGAVGPWFNHT, from the exons ATGAAGCACACTTCCTCCGAGGCACTCCCTTCTCTCCCCTCCGCACCTCCTTCCTCCGACCAATCACAACCTGCCacgtcatcatcatcctccGCTTCCTCATCGGACAAACCCTCGCCTTCATCCTCCTCCGCCGCCGCTGCGGAGGACCTCGCCGTAACCACCCGTGACGGAGGCGGCGGGGCCGCCGCACAGGAGACCGTCGTTGTCGATCGCCGTGGCGAGCACGCCGCAGTGTGCCGATGGACGGTGCAAAATTTCCCGCGCGTGAAGGCACGCGCCCTTTGGAGCAAGTACTTCGAGGTAGGAGGATACGATTGCCGGTTATTGGTGTACCCTAAGGGCGATTCGCAAGCTCTTCCAGGTTACATCTCAATCTATCTTCAAATCATGGACCCTCGCGGCACCTCTTCTTCCAAATGGGACTGTTTCGCCAGTTACCGTCTCGCAATCGTTAACCTCGCCGACGATTCCAAAACCATACACCGCGATTCTTGGCATCGATTCTCCAGCAAGAAGAAATCTCACGGTTGGTGCGATTTCACGCCTTCTTCAACCGTCTTCGATCCCAAACTAGGTTACCTAAACGCCGCCAATGACGGCGTTTTGATCACGGCCGACATACTCATCCTCAACGAGTCCGTTAACTTCACGCGCGATAACAACGAGGTCCAGTCTTCGTCCTCGTTGTCGTCCGGTTCGGCCGCAAGCTCTTCCGTCGTTGCTGGGCCGGTTTCGGATGTTCTGAGTGGAAAGTTCACTTGGAAGGTGCACAATTTTAGTTTGTTTAAGGAGATGATTAAGACGCAGAAGATAATGAGCCCTGTTTTCCCTGCTGGGGAGTGTAATTTGAGGATTAGTGTGTATCAGAGTTCGGTGAATGGTGTTGAGTATTTGTCAATGTGTTTGGAGAGTAAGGACACTGATAAGACTGTGATGTTGTCTGATAGGAGTTGCTGGTGTTTGTTTAGGATGTCTGTGTTGAACCAGAAGCCCGGTTTGAATCATATGCATAGGGATTCGTATGGGAGGTTCGCTGCGGATAATAAGAGTGGCGATAACACGAGTTTGGGGTGGAATGATTATATGAAAATGTCAGATTTCATAGGGACTGATTCAGGGTTCTTGGTTGATGATACTGCAGTGTTTAGCACATCGTTTCATGTGATTAAGGAGTTTAGTAGCTTCTCCAAGAATGGGGCTATGATTGCTGGGAGGAGCGTGGGTGGGGCGAGGAAGTCCGATGGCCATATTGGCAAGTTCACTTGGAGGATTGAAAATTTTACCAGATTGAAGGATttgctgaagaagaggaagattaCTGGCCTTTGCATCAAGAGCAGGAGGTTTCAGATTGGTAACCGGGATTGTCGTCTTATTGTTTATCCCAGAG GGCAGTCCCAGCCACCATGCCACCTTTCAGTGTTTCTTGAAGTTACAGATTCTAGGAATACTTCCAGTGATTGGAGTTGTTTTGTTAGTCATCGTTTGTCAGTTGTGAACCAGAGGATGGAGGATAAGTCTGTCACCAAGGAATCTCAGAACCGCTACTCCAAAGCTGCAAAGGATTGGGGCTGGCGTGAATTTGTGACACTTACAAGTCTCTTTGATCAAGATTCTGGTTTTCTTGTCCAGGACACTGTTATATTCTCGGCTGAAGTTCTTATATTGAAAGAGACATCAATAATGCAAGATTTTACCGATAATGATTCTGAATTGAGCAATGGTGGTTCCCTTGTTGATAGTTTTGGGAAAAGAAGTTCGTTTACATGGAAAGTGGAGAATTTCCTGTCTTTTAAGGAAATCATGGAGACTCGGAAAATCTTCAGTAAATTCTTTCAGGCTGGTGGATGTGAACTTCGGATCG GTGTCTACGAGTCCTTTGATAcaatatgtatttatttagaGAGTGACCAGGCTGTCGGTAGCGATCCTGATAAAAACTTCTGGGTCAGATACAGGATGGCTGTTGTGAATCAGAAAAATCCGGCCAAGACAGTGTGGAAAGAATCCTCTATCTGCACAAAGACGTGGAATAATTCCGTTTTACAATTCATGAAGGTCTCAGATATGCTAGAAGCAGATGCAGGGTTTCTTGTCCGTGACACCGTTGTTTTTGTATGCGAAATATTGGACTGCTGCCCTTGGTTTGATTTTGCTGATCTAGAG GTGTTGGCATCAGAGGATGATCAGGATGCATTGACAACTGATCCTGATGAGCTCATTGACTCTGAAGACAGTGAAGGGATAAGTGGAGATGAGGAAGATATTTTCAGAAATCTTCTTTCCCGAGCTGGATTCCATCTGTCATATGGAGATAATCCTTCACAGCCACAGGTTACTTTACGAGAGAAACTTTTAATGGATGCTGGTGCAATTGCTGGGTTTCTGACTGGACTTCGGGTTTATCTTGATGATCCTGCTAAAGTAAAGCGCTTGCTTCTTCCTACCAAGCTCTCTGGTAACTGTGATGGGAATAAGACCAGCAAGGCTGATGAGTCTTCACCTAGTTTGATGAATTTGCTGATGGGAGTTAAAGTATTGCAGCAAGCAATCATTGATTTACTACTGGATATAATGGTTGAATGCTGCCAGCCTTCTGAAGGGGTTCCTGTTGCTGATTCTGTTGATGCATGCTCGAAACCTCCAGATGGCAGTGGAGCTGCTAGTCCTCTTGAGTGTGATAGAGAAAATGGAGCAATTGAGTCAATCCAAGTTCCTGTTTATGAGAGGTTGGATTCTGTTGTTGAAGAGAGTGGCGGTACATCTGCTGTGCAGAGCTCTGATTTAAATGGGAATGTTATTCAGGAAAAGGCTGTTCCTGGACAACCTATTTGTCCACCAGAAACATCTGCTGCTGGTTCAGATAATGCAACTTTACGGTCAAAG ACAAAATGGCCAGAACAGTCTGAGGAGCTCCTGGGATTGATTGTGAACTCACTTAGAGCTTTGGATGGAGCTGTTCCGCAAGGATGTCCAGAGCCAAGACGACGACCTCAGTCTGCACAGAAAATTGCTCTTGTATTGGACAAAGCTCCTAAGCATTTGCAAGCAGACCTTGTTGCACTGGTGCCAAAATTGGTTGAGCTGTCAGAACACCCACTGGCTGCCTGTGCACTTCTTGAGCGACTACAAAAGCCAGATGCAGAACCTTCTTTACGAATACCT GTGTTTGAAGCTCTTAATCAACTGGAGTGTGGTAGTGAAGTGTGGGAACGCATTCTGTTTCAGTCGTTTGAACTTTTGACAGATTCAAATGATGAACCCCTTGCTGCGACAATAGATTTTATATTCAAAGCAGCATCTCAATGTCAACACTTACCTGAAGCA GTTAGGTCTGTTCGTGTAAGGCTGAAAAATCTTGGTCTTGTTGTGTCGCCTTGTGTCCTTGACTTCTTGAGCAAGACTATAAATAGTTGGGGTGATGTTGCTGAAACCATACTTAGGGACATTgattgtgatgatgattatggtgACAATTGCTCAGCTCTGCCATGtgggatttttttatttggtgaaCACAGCACCACTACTGCCGGACTTCATGTGATTGATGAGCAGACTTTTCGTGCTAGTCGTCATTTTTCTGATATATATATACTGTTTGAGATGTTATCCATTCCTTGTCTTGCTGTTGAAGCCTCTCAAACATTTGAGAAAGCTGTAGCTCGAGGTGTAATAGGGGCTCAGTCTGTAGCCTTAGTATTGGAAAGCCGCCTTTCTCAAAGATTGAGTAATGGTGCCAGATATGTTTCTGAAAATTTTCAGCATCCAGAGGGTGCATCAGAGGGAGATGTAAGTGAGCAACTTGGAGTTCAAAGGGAGGATTTTACTTCAGTTCTTGGACTTGCTGAAACTTTGGCCCTTTCGAAAGACCAATGTGTGAGGGAATTTGTGAAGTTGCTTTACACGATATTGTTTAGATGGTATGCCAATGAATCTTACCGGGGGAGGATGCTGAAGAGGCTTGTTGACCGTGCCACTAGTACAGCAGATGCCGGTCGTGAAGTAGATTTTGATTTGGATGTCTTAGTTACTTTAGTCTGTGAGGAGGAGGAGATTATTCGACCTGTTTTGAGTATGATCCGTGAAGTTGCTGAACTTGCAAATGTTGACCGGGCTGCTCTGTGGCACCAGTTATGCGCTAGTGAAGATGAAATTATTCGTGTTCGTGAAGAAAGCAAAATTGAGATTTCTAATATGGCTAAGGAAAAAGCTATTATAGCACAAAAACTGAGTGAATCCGAGGCCACAAGCAATCGCCTCAAG TCTGAAATGAGAGCTGAGATGGATCGGTTTTCTCGAGAAAAGAAGGAAATATTAGAACAGGTTCAAGAAGTTGAGAGTCAGCTTGAGTGGCTTCGTTCGGAGCGGGATGAAGAAATAACAAAGCTTTCTGCGGAGAAGAAAGTTCTTCAGGACCGTTTACACGATGCAGAGACACAAATTTCTCAGTTAAAATCTCGAAAACGTGATGAATTGAAG AAAGTAGTAAAAGAGAAGAATGCACTGGCTGAAAGATTGAAAAATGCTGAAGCTGCACGCAAGAGATTTGATGAAGAACTGAAAAGATTTGCAACAGAGAATGTAACACGGGAAGAAATCCGGCAATCACTTGAGGATGAAGTCCGTAGACTGACTCAAACAGTAGGGCAAACCGAGGGAGAAAAGCGGGAGAAGGAAGAGCAGGTTGCTAGGTGTGAAGCATATATTGATGGCATGGAATCTAAGTTGCAAGCCTGCCAG CAATATATTCACACGCTAGAGGCCTCCCTCCAGGAGGAAATGTCGCGACATGCCCCTCTGTATGGTGCCGGTCTGGAAGCTCTATCAATGAAGGAGTTGGAAACACTATCACGTATTCATGAAGATGGGCTGAGGCAGATCCACGCCCTTCAACAGCGTAAAGGGAGTCCTGCCGGGAGTCCACTTATGAGCCCCCATGGCCATGGTCTCCCCCACAGCCACGGATTATATCCTGCTGCATCTCTGCCGATGGCCGTTGGGATGCCCCCACAAATCATCCCAAATGGGGTAGGGATCCATAGCAATGGCCATGTGAATGGTGCAGTTGGACCTTGGTTTAATCACACTTGA
- the LOC107463126 gene encoding synaptotagmin-4 isoform X1: MGFFGGMFIGIAFGVGLIVAFARYESIRSKRRSDLAKTVAMFARMTVEDSRVLLPGKFYPSWVVFTKRQKLKWLNTQLDKMWPFINDAASELIKSSVEPILEQYKPVILASLTFSKLTLGTVAPQFTGIAILEEESGPNEFTIELEMQWDGDPNIVLDIKTKVGVVLPIQVKNIGFTGVFWLIFKPLVDEFPTFSAVSVSLREKKDLDFTLKVVGGDISALPGVSDAIEETIRDAIEDSITWPMRKVIPILPGDYSNLELKPVGILDVKLVQAKDLTNKDIIGKSDPFAVLFVRPLRDRTKTSKVINNDLNPIWNEHFEFIVEDADTQHLTVRVFDDEGISAAELIGCAQMPLKELEPGKVKIVWLKLVKDLEVHRDNKYRGEVHLELLYIPHGTDDSFRNPFDPDFALTIFEKTLKSGTEPEAEDITARKKNVIVRGVLSVTVISAEDLPVVDLMGKADPFVVLTLKKSEKKLKTRVVNESLNPVWNQTFDFVVEDGLHEMLIVEVWDHDTFGKDKMGKVIMTLTKVILEGEYQETYTLEGAKSGRLTLHLRWTPQHKYRDP, encoded by the exons ATGGGATTCTTCGGCGGGATGTTCATCGGCATCGCCTTCGGCGTTGGATTGATCGTTGCTTTTGCTCGCTACGAAAGCATTCGATCCAAGCGTCGTTCTGATTTG GCGAAGACGGTGGCGATGTTCGCGAGGATGACGGTGGAAGATTCTAGAGTACTTCTGCCTGGAAAGTTCTACCCTTCATGGGTTGTATTCACTAAGAGACAGA AGTTAAAATGGCTCAACACGCAACTCGACAAGATGTGGCCATTCATCAATGAT GCAGCTTCGGAGTTGATAAAGAGTAGTGTGGAGCCAATTCTAGAGCAATATAAGCCAGTTATTTTGGCTTCTCTTACCTTCTCCAAGTTGACCCTTGGCACAGTGGCTCCACAATTTACCG GAATTGCCATACTTGAAGAGGAAAGTGGGCCTAATGAATTTACCATAGAGTTAGAGATGCAGTGGGATGGTGACCCCAACATTGTTCTTGATATCAAAACCAAAGTTGGCGTCGTACTTCCCATCCAG GTAAAAAATATTGGATTCACTGGGGTTTTTTGGTTGATATTCAAACCACTAGTGGATGAGTTCCCTACTTTTTCAGCTGTTTCTGTTTCATTGAGAGAAAAG AAAGATCTGGATTTTACTCTAAAAGTAGTCGGCGGTGATATATCAGCTTTACCGGGGGTATCTGATGCTATAGAG GAAACAATTCGTGATGCTATTGAAGACTCTATAACTTGGCCAATGCGCAAAGTCATACCAATTTTACCTGGGGATTACAG TAATCTGGAGTTGAAACCGGTTGGAATATTAGATGTGAAACTGGTGCAAGCAAAGGACTTAACAAATAAGGATATCATTGGTAAATCCGACCCTTTTGCTGTCCTGTTTGTAAGGCCACTTCGTGATAGAACCAAAACAAGCAAAGTAATC AACAATGACTTGAATCCAATATGGAATGAGCACTTTGAGTTCATTGTTGAAGATGCGGATACACAGCACTTGACTGTAAGAGTTTTCGATGATGAAGGCATTTCTGCTGCCGAGCTTATTGGTTGTGCCCAAATGCCTCTAAAGGAACTAGAACCTGGTAAAGTCAAGATTGTGTGGTTGAAACTGGTCAAGGATTTGGAGGTCCATAGGGATAACAAATACAGGGGTGAG GTGCACTTGGAGCTGTTGTACATTCCACATGGAACAGATGACAGCTTTAGGAACCCCTTCGACCCTGATTTCGCATTGACCATATTCGAGAAGACCCTCAAGAGTGGAACTGAACCAGAGGCTGAGGATATTACAGCACGAAAGAAGAACGTCATTGTAAGAGGTGTTCTCTCTGTGACGGTTATTTCAGCTGAAGACTTGCCAGTTGTGGACTTAATGGGCAAGGCTGATCCATTTGTTGTCCTGACGTTGAAGAAATCAGAGAAAAAACTCAAGACTAGG GTCGTAAACGAATCCTTAAATCCAGTCTGGAATCAAACATTTGACTTTGTTGTAGAGGACGGCTTACATGAAATGTTAATTGTTGAAGTCTGGGATCACGATACTTTTGGGAAG GACAAAATGGGAAAAgtgataatgactctaacaaaggTGATCTTAGAAGGGGAATATCAGGAAACGTATACACTAGAGGGAGCTAAATCTGGAAGGCTTACTTTGCATCTGAGATGGACTCCACAGCACAAGTACCGGGATCCTTAG
- the LOC107463126 gene encoding synaptotagmin-4 isoform X2 has translation MFARMTVEDSRVLLPGKFYPSWVVFTKRQKLKWLNTQLDKMWPFINDAASELIKSSVEPILEQYKPVILASLTFSKLTLGTVAPQFTGIAILEEESGPNEFTIELEMQWDGDPNIVLDIKTKVGVVLPIQVKNIGFTGVFWLIFKPLVDEFPTFSAVSVSLREKKDLDFTLKVVGGDISALPGVSDAIEETIRDAIEDSITWPMRKVIPILPGDYSNLELKPVGILDVKLVQAKDLTNKDIIGKSDPFAVLFVRPLRDRTKTSKVINNDLNPIWNEHFEFIVEDADTQHLTVRVFDDEGISAAELIGCAQMPLKELEPGKVKIVWLKLVKDLEVHRDNKYRGEVHLELLYIPHGTDDSFRNPFDPDFALTIFEKTLKSGTEPEAEDITARKKNVIVRGVLSVTVISAEDLPVVDLMGKADPFVVLTLKKSEKKLKTRVVNESLNPVWNQTFDFVVEDGLHEMLIVEVWDHDTFGKDKMGKVIMTLTKVILEGEYQETYTLEGAKSGRLTLHLRWTPQHKYRDP, from the exons ATGTTCGCGAGGATGACGGTGGAAGATTCTAGAGTACTTCTGCCTGGAAAGTTCTACCCTTCATGGGTTGTATTCACTAAGAGACAGA AGTTAAAATGGCTCAACACGCAACTCGACAAGATGTGGCCATTCATCAATGAT GCAGCTTCGGAGTTGATAAAGAGTAGTGTGGAGCCAATTCTAGAGCAATATAAGCCAGTTATTTTGGCTTCTCTTACCTTCTCCAAGTTGACCCTTGGCACAGTGGCTCCACAATTTACCG GAATTGCCATACTTGAAGAGGAAAGTGGGCCTAATGAATTTACCATAGAGTTAGAGATGCAGTGGGATGGTGACCCCAACATTGTTCTTGATATCAAAACCAAAGTTGGCGTCGTACTTCCCATCCAG GTAAAAAATATTGGATTCACTGGGGTTTTTTGGTTGATATTCAAACCACTAGTGGATGAGTTCCCTACTTTTTCAGCTGTTTCTGTTTCATTGAGAGAAAAG AAAGATCTGGATTTTACTCTAAAAGTAGTCGGCGGTGATATATCAGCTTTACCGGGGGTATCTGATGCTATAGAG GAAACAATTCGTGATGCTATTGAAGACTCTATAACTTGGCCAATGCGCAAAGTCATACCAATTTTACCTGGGGATTACAG TAATCTGGAGTTGAAACCGGTTGGAATATTAGATGTGAAACTGGTGCAAGCAAAGGACTTAACAAATAAGGATATCATTGGTAAATCCGACCCTTTTGCTGTCCTGTTTGTAAGGCCACTTCGTGATAGAACCAAAACAAGCAAAGTAATC AACAATGACTTGAATCCAATATGGAATGAGCACTTTGAGTTCATTGTTGAAGATGCGGATACACAGCACTTGACTGTAAGAGTTTTCGATGATGAAGGCATTTCTGCTGCCGAGCTTATTGGTTGTGCCCAAATGCCTCTAAAGGAACTAGAACCTGGTAAAGTCAAGATTGTGTGGTTGAAACTGGTCAAGGATTTGGAGGTCCATAGGGATAACAAATACAGGGGTGAG GTGCACTTGGAGCTGTTGTACATTCCACATGGAACAGATGACAGCTTTAGGAACCCCTTCGACCCTGATTTCGCATTGACCATATTCGAGAAGACCCTCAAGAGTGGAACTGAACCAGAGGCTGAGGATATTACAGCACGAAAGAAGAACGTCATTGTAAGAGGTGTTCTCTCTGTGACGGTTATTTCAGCTGAAGACTTGCCAGTTGTGGACTTAATGGGCAAGGCTGATCCATTTGTTGTCCTGACGTTGAAGAAATCAGAGAAAAAACTCAAGACTAGG GTCGTAAACGAATCCTTAAATCCAGTCTGGAATCAAACATTTGACTTTGTTGTAGAGGACGGCTTACATGAAATGTTAATTGTTGAAGTCTGGGATCACGATACTTTTGGGAAG GACAAAATGGGAAAAgtgataatgactctaacaaaggTGATCTTAGAAGGGGAATATCAGGAAACGTATACACTAGAGGGAGCTAAATCTGGAAGGCTTACTTTGCATCTGAGATGGACTCCACAGCACAAGTACCGGGATCCTTAG